A stretch of the Cytophagia bacterium CHB2 genome encodes the following:
- a CDS encoding ABC transporter permease, protein MFLNLIESLLRSGLKLAAPLWLTATGETYAERAGLINIGLEGMMLTGAFAGMAVSYFTGNPWLGLLAGMLAGIALAALFGILTIYFYADQIITGAALNLVALGLTGFLFRSIFGVTGAALTVASFPLVDIPVLKEIPFCGAFLSGQPILLYLALGVIPLASFVLNRTALGLAIRACGEYPAAADTAGLNVFRLRLGCILFCGMLTGAAGAYLTLAHANTFVEGITAGRGFIALAIVIFGRWQPWGVLFAALFFGCANALQFQFQALGYDVPYQFFLMLPYLLTLLVLLISTSSGHGPAALGKAYKRN, encoded by the coding sequence ATGTTTCTCAACTTGATTGAAAGCCTGCTGCGCTCGGGTTTAAAGCTGGCCGCGCCGCTGTGGCTCACCGCCACCGGTGAAACCTATGCCGAACGCGCCGGGCTTATCAACATCGGCCTTGAAGGTATGATGCTCACAGGCGCATTCGCGGGCATGGCCGTGAGTTATTTCACGGGAAACCCGTGGCTAGGATTGCTGGCCGGAATGCTCGCCGGCATAGCGCTGGCAGCACTGTTCGGCATACTGACGATTTATTTTTACGCCGATCAAATCATCACCGGCGCAGCGCTCAATCTTGTTGCGCTCGGCCTTACCGGATTTCTCTTCCGCAGCATTTTCGGCGTTACCGGCGCAGCGTTGACGGTGGCTTCGTTTCCGCTGGTCGACATTCCCGTGCTTAAAGAGATTCCGTTTTGTGGCGCGTTCCTTTCGGGGCAACCGATTCTGCTTTATCTCGCTTTGGGTGTGATTCCGCTGGCCTCATTCGTGCTCAATCGCACGGCGCTCGGCCTTGCCATTCGCGCGTGCGGCGAATATCCCGCAGCAGCCGACACTGCCGGGCTCAACGTTTTTCGTTTGCGTTTGGGTTGCATATTGTTTTGCGGCATGCTCACCGGCGCAGCCGGCGCCTACCTTACGCTGGCGCATGCCAACACGTTTGTCGAGGGCATTACGGCCGGACGCGGTTTCATCGCGCTGGCAATCGTCATCTTCGGACGTTGGCAGCCGTGGGGGGTGTTGTTCGCGGCGCTGTTTTTTGGGTGCGCCAATGCGCTGCAATTTCAGTTTCAAGCGCTCGGCTACGATGTGCCCTATCAATTCTTTCTGATGCTGCCTTACCTCCTGACCTTGCTGGTCTTGCTGATTTCTACCAGCAGCGGCCATGGCCCGGCGGCGTTGGGGAAAGCGTACAAACGAAATTGA
- a CDS encoding ABC transporter permease has product MRAYLRAWLINLTPALSAFAVATILAILLLLLSGYDAMLALHALFEGAFGSTYAFSETMVKSLPLLLTGVAVALAFRAGVWNIGAEGQLLVGALSAVALAPHLTGLPGVLGIAFMLICGALAGAGWAGIAGAMKVHRNVPEVVSTILLNFIALELVRYAVHAPLMEAAGQFPQSEALAPVLRLARLFPPTRLHAGLWLAPVFAVLAYVLIHRTVFGFEMQATASNATAARFVAIDTGRVQLRSLMLSGALAGLAGVFELAGVTYRVYENFSPGYGYTAIAVALMARLNPLAVMATALLFGALDNGATAMQRQANVSAVISYAMQGIVVLTLAALGGLALRKGSQKTSSKISIDFNNVAE; this is encoded by the coding sequence ATGCGAGCTTATCTCCGCGCCTGGCTTATAAACCTGACACCGGCCCTCAGCGCGTTTGCCGTTGCCACTATACTCGCAATTTTATTGTTACTGTTAAGCGGCTATGACGCAATGCTGGCGCTTCATGCCCTGTTCGAAGGCGCGTTCGGCTCAACCTACGCATTCTCAGAAACTATGGTCAAATCGCTTCCGCTGCTGCTCACCGGCGTTGCTGTCGCGCTGGCGTTTCGCGCCGGCGTGTGGAACATCGGCGCGGAGGGGCAATTGCTGGTGGGCGCCTTGAGCGCCGTCGCGCTGGCGCCCCACTTGACAGGCTTGCCGGGCGTACTCGGAATTGCTTTCATGCTGATCTGCGGCGCGCTGGCCGGCGCAGGTTGGGCGGGAATCGCCGGCGCAATGAAAGTCCACCGCAACGTGCCGGAAGTGGTTTCAACGATTTTGCTCAATTTCATCGCGCTGGAATTGGTTCGTTATGCCGTGCACGCCCCGTTGATGGAGGCGGCCGGGCAATTTCCGCAAAGCGAGGCGCTGGCGCCGGTGCTGCGGCTGGCGCGGCTTTTTCCGCCGACGCGTTTGCACGCGGGGCTGTGGCTCGCGCCCGTGTTTGCTGTATTGGCTTATGTTCTAATTCATCGCACGGTTTTCGGTTTTGAAATGCAGGCCACCGCTTCGAACGCAACGGCAGCGCGTTTCGTTGCCATTGACACCGGCCGCGTGCAATTGCGCAGCTTGATGCTCTCTGGCGCGTTGGCGGGACTCGCGGGCGTGTTTGAGCTGGCGGGCGTAACGTATCGCGTCTACGAGAACTTTTCGCCCGGATACGGTTATACGGCAATCGCCGTAGCGCTGATGGCGCGCCTCAATCCGTTGGCCGTCATGGCGACCGCATTGCTTTTTGGCGCGCTCGACAACGGCGCAACGGCGATGCAGCGTCAGGCTAATGTTTCGGCAGTGATTAGTTATGCCATGCAGGGCATCGTCGTGCTCACGCTCGCCGCGTTAGGCGGATTGGCGTTGAGGAAAGGCAGTCAAAAGACAAGCAGCAAAATTTCGATAGACTTTAATAATGTGGCAGAATAA